The Candidatus Eisenbacteria bacterium genomic interval AACTCTCTTCACCTATGTTGAGAAGGCCGATTCTCGGTTCAGGTCTGTCCAAAATGAACTTCGCATATGTCCTGCCCATTACCGCAAACTGAAGGAGATGGGCGGGCTTGCAGTCTGAATTCGCACCAACGTCGAGAACGATGCACCCTCCCATTTTGTTTGGGAAAAAAGCCGCTATTGCCGGCCTCAAGGCATTCTCGAGTCTCCCAAGACAAAGCAAGGTCGTTGCCACAACCGCGCCAGTGTTTCCCGCGCTAACGAGCGCATCAAGCTCCCCTTCTTTCTGCATGTTTGCGCCAACTACAATTGAAGAAGCCTTCTTTGTCTTGAATGCGGCAATAGCAGACTCACCCATTTCAATCTGTTCCGGCGCATGAATGATCCTGAAGCGGTTCGGCTTCTCCCCGAACGATGCGATCTCCTTCTCTATGAGATTCTTGTCGCCAAGAAGGACGGACTCGAACCTTCCGTTCCCCTGTGCCAGAGCCTGGATGACGCCCTGGACTACCACACGAGGACCACTATCGCCCCCCATGGCATCGACTCCAATCCTGGGTATGCTTATCTCACTCTGATCAGGATCCATAGCTCGAAAGCCCTCTTGCTAAATCCGATTGGATTCCGGCGCATTTCCCGGGCTGCATCCGCGTTAGACTATCGCCCGGAGTCAGGTCTCTTTTCCGAAAACCACAACTTCATCATTATAGTAGCCGCAGTTCGGGCAGACCCTGTGAGGAAGCTTTGGCTGTCCGCAGTGTGAACAGGCTGAAAGCGTCGGAGGGGTAAGTTTCCAGTGAGTTCTTCTCTTATCTCTTCTCGTCTTGGAATGTCTTCTCTTAGGAAGCGCCATCCAGTTCTCCTCCTTCTCTACGCAGAAACTTTTCTAACGGTCTCCATCTTTCATCAGTCTCAGGCTTTGCACATCTGCAAGGTTCGTTGTTCAAATCAGCGCCACACTTCGGGCATATTCCCCTGCAATCCGGTCTGCAGAGCCTCTTGATCGGCAGCGAAAGCAATATGCTCTCCCGTATCTGATCGCCGATATCTATAGTCTTCCCATCATGAAAAGCAGTATACCTGTCGGGCTGCGCTTCATCAAGCTCAAGGCCGGAAACCGATGGTTTCTTGACCAGGCCGAAGATATGGAGAGCCACACTGAGGGGCCTTCTCAGCTCCGCGAGGCACCGTGAGCACTCATCAAGCAGCTCGCCTGATATAGTACCATCAATTACCACTTCCTCACCAGTCTTGACAAGGGAAACTTTAAGTCTCAGAGGTCCGGCGAAATTGGCAATCGAATGCTCTATGCCAAGGCCTGCTTGACTGTCCTCAATCTCCAGCGTGTTCAACCCTTCGTGCAGGTCTGCAATATGGATAGTCACCGGGCGGCCCTCATTGTTCCAGGGCTGAGCTTGATGACGCCGTCGGGGACCAGTACTTCCCTTCAAACTCACCCTCCAGGTACTTGTCTATGGCCCGCGCGGCTTTTCTTGCAGCCCCCATGGCCAGGATAACGGTGGCGCCGCCGGTTACAATGTCTCCACCGGCAAAAACGCCCTTCTTTGTTGTCTCACCTGTGGCGGGGTCAGCAACAATGCAGCCCTTCTTGTTCACCTCAAGTTTCTCAGTGGTCGATGGAACAAGCGGGTTCGGCCCCTGGCCTACAGCCACTACCACTGTCTGAACGTCAAACTCGGTCTCAGATCCCTTCACGGGGACAGGTCTTCTTCTTCCGCTGTCGTCCGGCTCGCCAAGTTCCATCCTGATGAGGCGGAGCGCGCGCACCCACCCGTCCGGGGTTCCAAGCACGTCAACGGGTGCGGCAAGGAAATGAAATTGTACACCCTCTTCCTGGGCATTCTCAACCTCTTCTTTTCTCGCGGGGGCCTCTTCTCTGGACCTTCTGTAAATGATATGGGATTCGGCTCCCAGCCGGAGAGCACACCTGGCGGCATCCATGGCAGTATTGCCCGCGCCGATAACCGCAACCTTCTTCCCGACCACTACCGGCGTATCGTAGTCCGGGAAGAGGTACGCCTTCATCAAGTTCACCCGCGTAAGGAACTCGTTGGCAGAGTAGACGCCGTTCAGATTCTCTCCCGGGACACCCATGAAATAAGGGAGCCCGGCACCTGTCCCGACGAAGACAGCATCAAAACCGTCCATCAGGAACTCATCCAGGAGTCTCAGTCTTCCCACCACAAAGCTCTTCTCAATCTTGACGCCGAGCTTTCTCAAATAGTCCACCTCGGCCTCAAGAACTGCCTTTGGCAGCCTGAACTCGGGAATTCCATACCTCAGTACCCCGCCTATACTATGGAGTGCTTCGAAGATGGTCACATCATGCCCCATCTTGGCAAGGTCACTGGCAATTGTAAGGCCTGCAGGACCCGAGCCCACCACAGCAACTCTCTTTCCGCTCGGAGCAGGCAACTTCGGAACTTCCACATTTCCGATTCTTCTCTCGTAATCAGCCGCAAACCTTTCCAGCCTCCCGATGGCTATCGGATCGCCTTTTCTTCCGACTAAGCAGACTTTCTCACATTGGTCCTCCTGCGGGCATACCCTTCCACAAATCGCGGGAAGGCTGTTCTTCTCTTTGAGCTTCCTGGCTGATCCGAGAAAGTCTCTCTGCTGTATGAGCCGTATGAAACCGGGAATGTCGATCTCAACGGGACAGCCATCAATGCAAAGCGGCTTCTTACAGTCTATACACCTCACCGCTTCGACCACCGCCTCTTCATCAGTGTAACCGAGAGCGACTTCCTTGAAATTCTTCGACCTGAGCAAGGGGTCCTGCCTCGACATCTTCTGTCTCTCAAGAATAAGTTTCTTCTTGGGCTTGTCGGAGTTCATCTAGCTGTGAACCGCCTGTTTCTTCGTAAACTCTTCAAGAGAACGTTTCTCATCTGCAAGGTACATTTTGAGCCGTCCGATCATGAGGTCGAAATCAACCTCATGGGCGTCGAAATCCGGGCCGTCCACACAGGCAAACTTGGTTTTACCGCCAACGCTCACCCTGCAGGCCCCGCACATGCCGGTCCCATCCACCATGATTGAGTTGAGGCTGACCAGCGTCTTTATGCCGTACGGCCTTGTGACCTCAGCCACAGCCTTCATCATGACTACAGGTCCGACTGCCATCACGAGGGAAATTGGCTTCCCCCGGTCGATTATCTTTCTGAGTTCATCTATCACGAGTCCCTTAACGCCGTACGAACCGTCATCAGTCGTTATCAAGAGCTCATCACTTGCAGCTCTCATCTCATCTTCCAGGATGAGCAGGGACTTCGTCCTTGCTCCAATGATCGAGATGCAGTAGTTGCCCGCCTCCTTGAAAGCCCTGGCAACAGGATATTCCTCCGCTATCCCTATCCCTCCGCCGATGCAGACCACAGTTCCGTATTTCTTTATCTCGGAAGGCTTCCCGAGCGGCCCGACAACGTCGGCAAGCGAATCTCCCTTCGAGAGCGTCCCAAGGTGCACCGTGGTCTTCCCCACTTTCTGAAAGATCAGGGTCAGAAGCCCGTCACGAGCGTCAACGATCGTGAGAGGGATTCTCTCTCCCTTCTCGTCAATTCTGATGAGAACGAACTGTCCCGGAAGCGCCTTCGATGCAATCAGCCCTGCCGTCACCTTGATGAGGCAGATTGTCTCATGCAGGTCTTTTTTCTCAACTATCTCAAACAAGTTTCAACCCTCCCGGAGAAGAACTCAATCTCTTCGCTTGCCGTACCGCTCGAATCAGATGCATGGACCGAGTTTCTCTGCTTGTCGACTCCAAACCTCTCCCTGATTGTTCCCGGAGATGCCTGGCTGGGATCCGTCGAACCCACGAGCTTTCTCAATTTCTCCACCGCCCCGTTTCCCTCCAGCACGCAGACAACACACGGCCCGCTTGACATATACTTCACAAGACTATCGATGAACGGTTTTCCCTCATGCACCTTGTAGAACCTTCTCGCATCCGGCTCACTGAGCCTCAGCATTGACATGCTCAGAATGGAGAAACCGCCGCTTTCCACAGAGGAGAGAATCTGACCGATAAGGTTCCTCTCGACTGCGTCAGGTTTGATTATGAGGAGTGTCCTCTCAACCCCCACAGACTTCCCTTCCAAGCTCAGATCCAAGCTCCAGCGCGCGCCTGTTGAGATCGAGGCTCTTCTTTGGAACGCGCCCCTCAACGGCCTTGAGAAGAGCATCTCTTGATACAATTCCGGTGACTTCTCTCAACACCCCAAGGGAAACGACATTCGTTGCAACTTCGGTCCCAAGCCTTTCTCTCGTAAGTCTCTTGAGAGGTATCTTCACTATTCTTTGGGTTGCCTCGGGAAATTCCTTTATTGTCGTTGTGTCAGCGATAACAGTCCCGTTCTTCTTCACACGCGGCAAATAGCTCTTTAGCGACTCTGGCGTTAGGCAGAGAAGGAAGTCCAGGAATGTGACTTTCGGCGTGTCGATTTCCTCAGACGAGATTATCACGTCCGATGCGCTCTTCCCGCCCCTTGCCTCAGGCCCGTAATTCTCAGTCTGGGCAACCATTTTGCCGTCGAAGACGAACGCCGCCTCGGCCAGGATGACCCCTGCCAATATAAGTCCCTGGCCGCCCTCACCGCTCAATCTGACAGCCACCTCTGAACCTGCGGGCAGAGAACCAGAATTCCTGCCCGGGTGAGAATCTATTCCTGTCTGCTTAGGATTCACTTTTTGCCCCTCCGGTCTTTCCCCCGAGTCTCTCAATGAGTTTGTCGTACTCATCCACGTATTCCGGCGCATCCTTTTGGAAAAGAACGCCGGTGGAAAACTTGCTGTTCTTCTCTTCCGGTGGAAGCTTCTGCCAGCTCTGAATGGGAACTGCATGCTCTTTCTGCCACCGGAGCATATCAATCTGAGACTTGAAATCGTTGTATCTTCCGTACACGGTGTAGCAGTTGGATACGGCCTCTATGAGAGAGAATCCTCGCTTCTTGATTCCTCCTGCAATCAATGTCTCCAGTCTTCTCGCATTGTAGACAGCTTCTCTCGCCACGTAAGTTGCGCCGGATGCCCTTGCAAGGTCGCAGATATCAAAAGGTGGCTCAATGTTTCCGTGACGGGCAGTGCTTCCGGAAGAACCCTGCGGCGTCGTAGGAGAGTACTGTCCTCCGGTCATACCGTATGTCTCATTATTCACAACAATCGCCGTCAAATCTATGTTTCTTCTGGCTGCGTGAATGAAATGGTTTCCACCGATGGCGATGGCATCCCCGTCACCCATGATTACGACGACGGTAAGCTCGGGCTTTGCGAACTTTATTCCTGTGGCAAATGCAATCGCTCTTCCGTGCGTGGTATGAAGTCCGCAGAAGTCAAGATAGACCGGCATTCTTGACGTGCAGCCGATTCCGGAGACGACGACGATCTTGTTTCTGTCTATTCCAAGACTGTTCACCGCTCTCAGAAAGGCTCCCATGACTATCCCCACACCGCACCCAGCGCACCACACGCTGGGAAATCTCTTGTGAGGCCTTAGGTAACCTGTCACAACTTTTGTAACCGGGGCTACTGGCATATTTAACCTTTCGTTATCGCCTCCAGAATCTCTTCCGGATCGAAAAGTTCACCGTCGACTTTGGAAAGTCTGGTCACCTTTGTCTTTCCCGCTACTGCCCTCTCAACCTCTCTTACAGCTTGTCCCATGTTGAGCTCGGGCACAAGTATCTCTCTCACGTGCGAACCGAGGTTCCTGAGCTCATGTTCAGGGAAAGGCCAGACAAGTCTCGGCCTCAAGAGGCCGGCCTTTATCCCCTTTTGCCTCGCAAGTGTGACCGCTCTCTTTGCCACTCTTGCGCTGCAGCCATATGCAAAGACGACGAAATCCGCATCATCCATAAGGAAACTGTAGGAAGACGCGTACTTCTTCGAGACCATGTCCATTTTCGAGACAAGCGCTCTTATGTTGGCATCAATCTCGTTAGGTTTGAGGGTTGAGAATCCCCTCTCGTCATGAGTGAGTCCAGTAATGTGGTATCTGTAGCCTTCTCCGAAGTTCGCAAGCGGTGTTATCTCGCCGGGTCTTCTCCTGAACGGGATATAGTCTTCGGGTTTCTCTTTTGGTTTCATCCGCTCGACAACGTGCAGATTGTCAAACAACGACAGGTCAACCCCTTCTCTCACGTGCCCTATGACTTCATCAAGGAGGACAACTGTCGGCATCCTGAACTCTTCAGAGATATTGAAAGCGGTTACCATGAGCTCCACGGTTTCCGCCGCAGACCACGGCGCTACGGCCGCAATCGGATGATCGCCATGGCTTCCCCACATGACCTGCATGAAATCGCCCTGAGAAGGAAGGGTCGGAAGTCCCGTTGACGGCCCGCCCCGCTGGACATCGATGAAAACGCAAGGAATCTCCGCCATCCCTGCGTACCCTATGGTCTCCTGCATCAGTGAGAAGCCCGGGCCGCTCGTCGCGGTCATGGCCTTCGCACCGGCAATGGAGGCCCCAATGATGGCGGAGGCCGAGGCAATCTCATCCTCCATCTGAATGAACTTCCCTCCTAGTCTGGGCAGCACGCCCGAAACATACTCTGCGATTTCAGACGATGGAGTGATCGGATAGCCGGCAAAGAAGGTGAGACCCGCCCTCACCGCCCCCTCAACACAGGCTTCGTTTCCCTGGATTAGTTTTGGTTTCATTTTCAGTCCGCCACCTTTTCTACTGTTATTGCAAAGTCAGGACACCTGAGCTCGCAGAGTTTACAGTCGTTGCATTTCGAAATCGCAACCACGACCGGGAAACCATCGTCTCGCGGCTCGAGCACTTTTGTCGGACAGAACTCTATGCATATCCCGCAGCTCTTGCAGCATGTTTCCGAGATTCTTATTGTTATCTTCCCGTTTTCAAAGACAAGGAATCCACCCTCTTCTTTTGCGTGGGTGTCTTCATCGTGGTGTTCCATGCTCTCTCTACGGAGAGACCCCGCCTTTTCTACGTCCTCTTTCTCCATCGCTATTTCCTTCCACCCTTTCTGGAAAGTGCCTCTTTCACAAGCGGGTTTATCTCTGAAGGAGTCTCTGCCACTCTGCATCCCGCAGCCCTCAGAGCTTCAAGCTTCTCTTTGGCAGTTCCCGACCCTCCGGAGACTATTGCCCCCGCATGCCCCATTCTTTTTCCAGGCGGAGCAGTCTTACCTGCGACAAACCCGACGACCGGCTTTGACAGCTTTTCCTTGATGAACCTGGCTGCATCTTCTTCGTCGGAGCCGCCAATCTCACCGATCAGAACTATGGCCTTGGTCTCGTCATCTTTCTCAAACAGGGTCAGCACATCCACAAAATTCGTCCCTGGGACAGGGTCCCCGCCGATTCCCACACAAGTCGTCTGTCCGATTCCTGCCCGGGTGAGATTGCTCACTACTTCATACGTCAGAGTTCCGCTTCGGGAGACTACGCCTACCGGCCCCGGGGAGTGGATCTCGCCGGGCATGATTCCGACTTTGCACTTCCCGGGAGAAATTATTCCCGGGCAGTTGGGTCCTATCAACCGTATGCCGCGCTCGCTCATGTACTCCGCCGCCTTCACCATTTCAAGCGTTGGGACTCCCTCCGTGATGCATACTATAAGCTCAATCCCGGCGCCGCACGCCTCATAGATGGCATCGGGCGCAAAAGAAGCCGGGACATAGACGCAAGATGTGTTGGCTCCCGTTTTCCTTACTGCTTCCACCACAGAGTCGAAAACCGGGATGTCCTGAACCGATGTCCCGCCTTTCCCCGGCGTGACTCCGGCAACCACTTTCGTTCCGTACTCCTTCATCTTTAACGCATGAAAAGAACCGTCTCTTCCTGTTATTCCTTGCACAACGAGTTTCGTGTTGTTTCCGACGAGTATGCTCAAGAGGCCACCCCCCTTGCTTTCGCCACCACGTCCTTCACTCCTTCATCCATAATCGTTGTTGACCGAAGCCCCTTTTCCGAGAGAATCTTCCGCGCCGCGTCCTCGTTGGTCCCGGTCAGCCTTATCACGATCGGGATATCAGTCTTCACCGTCTTGAGCGATTCCACGAGCCCCAGGGCAACATCATCGCACCTCGTAATGCCTCCAAAGATGTTGAAGAAGATTGCCTTCACGTTCTTGTCCGAAAGTAGAATTCCCATCGCCGCTTTTACCTTGTCAGGGTTGGAGCTTCCGCCGATATCAAGGAAGTTCGCGGGCTCCGCACCGAAGTGCTTTATGAGGTCCATGGTAGCCATTGCGAGTCCGGCTCCATTTACAACACAGCCCACGTTTCCGTCAAGCTTGACATAGCTCAAACCCTTCTCCCTGGCAACGGCCTCGTTTTTGTCTTCGCCGTCCTTGTCCCTCAGGAGCTCAAGCTCGCCATGCTTGAAGAGCGCGTTGTCGTCAAGATTCACCTTGGCATCAAGTGCGATCACGTCGCCGCTCTTTGTGAGCACAAGAGGATTTATCTCCGCAAGAGATGCGTCACATTCAAGGAATAGTCTCCAGAGCTTTGGGACGACAGAGGCTATCTTCAGAGCCACACTCTTGTCCTTCTCAATTCCAAAAGCGATTTCCCTTGCCTGGAATTGAAGGAGCCCGTTCCACGGATCAAAATGAAGTCTGAGAATCTTCTCCGGAGTCCGCCTCGCAACTTCCTCGATTTCGATCCCGCCTTCAGCGCTCGCCATCACAAGCGGAAGTCTTTTTCTCCTGTCAACAAGAATCCCGAGATAGTACTCCTTTGCGATGTCCAGGCTTTCGGCAACAAGAAGCTTCCTAACCGGAAGGCCCTTGATCTGCATGCCCAGAATGGCCGCGGCATTCTCACCGACTTCATCAGGCGTACGCGCGAATTTTATTCCGCCTGCTTTGCCCCTTCCTCCGACAAGCACTTGTGCTTTTAGCACAACCGGAAATCCGATCTTGGCGGCGGCGCTCTTCGCTTCTTCCTTCGAAGAAGCAACAACGCCTTTTGGCACCGGAATACCGGACTTCGCGAAAAGCTCCTTTGCCTGATACTCGTGAATGTTCATTTGTTCACTCCGCTCCTTATCCGTGAGACAAAACCATGAACCACCTCTCTCAGGTCCGGCTTTCCCTTCTCCCTGACGTCGTACCTTGCTCTTACCGACGGTTTCTTGACATTTATCATTCTTCTCAAGTCAATGGGTGTGGCAACGAGCACAGAATCACATGAACAGGAGTTCACCGTCTCCTCAAGATCCTTGATCTGTGATGCAATGTACCCCAAGGCGGGAAGCACAGGCCCGATGTGTGGAAACTTCTTGAAGACCTCTCTTAGCTCGCCCCTGGCGAAGGGCCTCGGATCTACAATCTCGCTGGCCCCTAAGTTCTTCGCTGCGATGTAACCTGCCCCAAACGGCATTTCACCATGAGTAATAGTCGGTCCGTCTTCGATAACAAGAACCCGTTTCCCCTGGATGAGCGAAGGCGAATCAACGCTAATCGGAGATTCGGTCTCAACGAAAATGCAGGTCGGATTCACGGACCTCACGTTCTTTTTGACGGTGGAGATATCCTCTGCCTTCGCAGTATCCACCTTGTTTATTACAACAACATCAGCAAGTCTAACGCTGGTTTCACCTGCATGATATCTCAGCTCATGTCCGGCCCTGTGAGGGTCTGCCACAACAAGCTGAAGCCAGGGTTTGAAGAATGACAAATCATTGTTTCCACCGTCCCACAAGAGAAAGTCAGCCTCCTTCGAGGCTGCGTTCAGGATTTCTCCGTAGGCAACTCCGGCGAAAACCACTACTCCCTTCTCGATGTGAGGTTCGTATTCCTCTCTCTCTTCAATCGTACAGTTATGCCGGTCGAGATCCTCAAATGTCTCAAACCGCTGAACGCCCTGCTTGGTAAGGTCTCCGTACGGCATCGGATGACGCACAACCACCACCTTGTGGCCGTCTTCCCTCAGAATCTCCGCCACCCTTCTTGTGACCGCGCTTTTTCCGCATCCGGTTCTCACGGCAAGCACCGATATGACCGGGACCTTGCTCTCAAGCATTGTCTCAGACGTGCCTATGATTGAAAAGCACGCGCCAAGCGATAAGATAAGCGACGCCTTGTGCATCACGTATTCGTGAGAGACATCGCTGTACGCAAAGACGACCTCCATGACACCGTTATCCTTGACAAGCGATGGAAGTTCTTCCTCCGGGTGAATCGGAATGCCGCGGGGATAGAATCCCCCCGACAAAGAAGGCGGATAGACCCTTTTGTCAATGTGGGGAATCTGGGTCGCAGTGAACGCAACGACTTCGTACTGCTCCTTGTCCTTGAAGAAGAGATTGAAATTGTGGAAATCCCTTCCCCCTGCTCCCATGATGATGACTTTTCTTCTCTCCACGACCATGCTCCCTATTTCTTCACCGGATTCTCGCTCCTCGCCAACCTCTCCCCACGGGGAGAGGATTGAGGTGAGGGGATTTGATGAATTAAGTCGCCACGCCGCCGTCCCCTTGTGCAAAACAGCACCTGAGCAGGAGCCCCTGGCGAATCCCAATCACAAAAAAAGGGCATCCGGCGACAGAATTGCCCCCTCTATCCCCTTGCGAATAGGCCTACCTTTGCCTACCCCAATAGCTTACACATGAACTACGCTACGTGAGAAAATCCGCCTATCGTGCTTCGTAACCTCTGCCGGTCACGACAAGCGGGACATTGCTGTCCCGTTTGTCCTAGTCAATGTTTAGCCAGTCCAAGTGTCAGGGAACAAAAACGCTACCATGAAGCCCACCCTTTGTCAACAACCTGGAAAGAAAATGGAGACAGGGATGGGGGTTCTCAGCTTAACTGCATGTCCGGCGCGAGATTATATCCACAATCGAAGAGGTTGATTTGCCTTTGACCTCGGGGATGATCACGACCTCGCCGCCCGATGCTTCCACGGTGTCCTTGCCTACAACCTCGTCAATTGCGTAGTCGCCGCCTTTCACAAGGACATCCGGAGTGAGAAAATCTATGAGAAGTGCCGGAGTTTCCTCATCAAAAAGACACACGTAGTCGACACTCCTGAGCTCGCAAAGTAAGAAAGCCCTGTCTTCTTCCGGGACGATGGGCCTTCCCTTTCCCTTTATTGCCCTCACAGACTTGTCGGTGTTCAAGCCGATCACGAGGATGTCGCCCAGGGATCTAGCCTTTCTCAAATACTCAATATGGCCCCTGTGAAGAATGTCAAAACATCCGTTTGTGAACACGACCTTCTTGCTATGGAGTTTTGCCCGTTCCCTAATCTCTCTCAACCTGTCTCTGGTCACCACTTCGCCCATTACTCTCTCTTTTCTGCCCGGAACATTTCGGGATCCTACTTTTTCCCGCCGGTGCCTTTCAGATTCTCCGGATTCAGATCTTCCCGGAAGGAGGCGTAAATCTCTTCACGGGTGGTCGCCGCAGTTCCGAGCTCTCTTATCACGAGGCCGGCGGCATGATTTGAGATCTCAGCCGCTTCCCTGAAATCTCCTCCTGCGGAAACAGCAAGCGCGAACGCGGAGACAACCGTGTCGCCGGCTCCTGTCACGTCATAAACATGTCTCGCAACGGTCGGGAAATGAGTCACGCTTCCGTTCTTTTCAAAAAGGGTCATCCCCTTATCTCCCCTCGTGATGAGGACTGCCTCGCATCCGAGTCTCCTCCTCAGGCCGGAGCCGACTTCGCGAAGCGAGGCTTCATCCACTATCTTCTTCCCGAACGCCGTGCTTGCCTCTATCTGATTGGGCGTGATCAGGCTCACGCCTCTGTAACTTGGGAAATGTGATTCCTTGGGGTCAACGAAAACTGGAACTCTCATTTTTCGAGCCAGCAAGAGAAAATTCTTCAACAAAGACGGTGTTATTACTCCTTTCCCGTAGTCGGAAATCACGCAGGCATCAAACCTGCCGATCTCCGAGCGGATCCCGGAAAGAAGCTTCCTTGCGACTTCGGCCTTCGGTCCTTCACGTGTTTCCTGGTCGGCTCTTACGACCTGCTGATTATGTGCGATGATTCTCGTCTTGAGAGTTGTTACCCGCCCCTTCTCAGCCAGTATGCCGGAACTGCTTATCCCCTGCCTGCCGAGCTCTTTAGTGAGAATTCTTCCGTTTAGATCATTCCCGATGACAGTTGCAAGAAAAGGCTTTCCGCCAAGAGAGCGGATATTTTGAGCGACGTTTCCGGCGCCGCCAAGCCGGTAGGATTCCGAGAGAACGTCCACGACGGGTACGGGTGCCTCCGGGGAGATTCTCCATACAGTTCCCCAGAGATACTTATCAAGCATGATATCCCCGAGGACAAGGATTCTCCTTCCCCTCATCCCCTTGAGCAGTTCTTTCAACCTCTTTTCGTTCACAGATGCGACCTTATCACCTGGGCAAAAAACTGTCAACGACTCGCGAGTATCGGAGGGGGGCATCTCCGATTACGCGACGGGGACGGGGTTCCGGAATAGTTGTGAGCCGACATGGTTCTGCAGAATGGCGTTGGAGCGAACCTGATGAGATTCCCGGGGTACTCGTCCCCCGGAAAGGGAAAAACGAGGATAGTCACTATCTTTCAAGGAAGGGGAAAATTGGATGAAAAGTGGTGACTGTCCCTATTTTCCTTGAGTATCATACACAGCTGGATTGACTTTGCTGAGGGGATCCCTTGCCATTGAAACAGTTCCCGAGAGGAATGACAGGTTGAACTCCTGGCCGCTCGTAGTCTATCTGGACATCTTCATTGCCATCTGCGCCGTTTCCTGGGCTGCGCCCCTCATCCGCCTGGCCGATGCCCCGTCTCTCGCCATTGCCTTCTTCAGAATGATGTTTGCCTCCCTCCTTCTGCTGGTCCCAACGCTTGTCAAGGAAAGGTCAACCCTCATTTCTCTCAAGAGCCGGGACTGGCTCATTCTCCTGGCATCCGGTTTTTTCCTGGCCCTGCATTTCGCAGCATGGATTTCATCACTGGCTTTCACCAGTGTGGCGAGCTCGGTAGTAATTCTGGCAACTCAACCCGTATTCGCTGCCCTACTTGGATTCCTCATCCTGAAGGATAAGATAGCCTTGATGTCTGTCTGGGGAATGGCCTTCGCAATTGCCGGCAGTGTTGCCATCGGGGCGGGGGATTTCTCCGGCGGCGCGAGACTTTTGTTCGGTGACTTGCTCTCCTTGTCAGGGGCGGCATTCGTTTCCGGATATCTCTTGATAGGCCGCTCTCTCAGGAAGAGCATGCCGCTTCTGGCCTATGTCTTCCCGGTTTATCTGTTCGCTGCCCTCATCCTCGGCCTAATCTGTTTCGTAACAAGGACCAGACTCGGCCCATTCCCTGCCCAAACCTGGGCTTACATTTTCCTCCTGGCACTCATTCCCCAGGTAGTCGGTCACACCCTTTTCAACTGGGCTCTGAAACACATTAGGGCGTACGTGGTAGCAGTGGCAGCACTGGGCGAACCTA includes:
- the plsX gene encoding phosphate acyltransferase PlsX, yielding MDPDQSEISIPRIGVDAMGGDSGPRVVVQGVIQALAQGNGRFESVLLGDKNLIEKEIASFGEKPNRFRIIHAPEQIEMGESAIAAFKTKKASSIVVGANMQKEGELDALVSAGNTGAVVATTLLCLGRLENALRPAIAAFFPNKMGGCIVLDVGANSDCKPAHLLQFAVMGRTYAKFILDRPEPRIGLLNIGEESSKGNELAQNTHKLLAHSGLNFVGNIEGTDIFGGGADVVVCDGFTGNVVLKVAESVEGLLSSAISEQVAKSVIARLGSALLKPAFRRFRQQLDYAEYGGAPLLGVNGVCIIGHGRSSAKAIMNAIKVAARVVENRVNDHIRKELKVFGGTGEGF
- the rpmF gene encoding 50S ribosomal protein L32, coding for MALPKRRHSKTRRDKRRTHWKLTPPTLSACSHCGQPKLPHRVCPNCGYYNDEVVVFGKET
- a CDS encoding DUF177 domain-containing protein, with translation MTIHIADLHEGLNTLEIEDSQAGLGIEHSIANFAGPLRLKVSLVKTGEEVVIDGTISGELLDECSRCLAELRRPLSVALHIFGLVKKPSVSGLELDEAQPDRYTAFHDGKTIDIGDQIRESILLSLPIKRLCRPDCRGICPKCGADLNNEPCRCAKPETDERWRPLEKFLRREGGELDGAS
- the gltA gene encoding NADPH-dependent glutamate synthase — encoded protein: MNSDKPKKKLILERQKMSRQDPLLRSKNFKEVALGYTDEEAVVEAVRCIDCKKPLCIDGCPVEIDIPGFIRLIQQRDFLGSARKLKEKNSLPAICGRVCPQEDQCEKVCLVGRKGDPIAIGRLERFAADYERRIGNVEVPKLPAPSGKRVAVVGSGPAGLTIASDLAKMGHDVTIFEALHSIGGVLRYGIPEFRLPKAVLEAEVDYLRKLGVKIEKSFVVGRLRLLDEFLMDGFDAVFVGTGAGLPYFMGVPGENLNGVYSANEFLTRVNLMKAYLFPDYDTPVVVGKKVAVIGAGNTAMDAARCALRLGAESHIIYRRSREEAPARKEEVENAQEEGVQFHFLAAPVDVLGTPDGWVRALRLIRMELGEPDDSGRRRPVPVKGSETEFDVQTVVVAVGQGPNPLVPSTTEKLEVNKKGCIVADPATGETTKKGVFAGGDIVTGGATVILAMGAARKAARAIDKYLEGEFEGKYWSPTASSSSALEQ
- a CDS encoding sulfide/dihydroorotate dehydrogenase-like FAD/NAD-binding protein, whose protein sequence is MFEIVEKKDLHETICLIKVTAGLIASKALPGQFVLIRIDEKGERIPLTIVDARDGLLTLIFQKVGKTTVHLGTLSKGDSLADVVGPLGKPSEIKKYGTVVCIGGGIGIAEEYPVARAFKEAGNYCISIIGARTKSLLILEDEMRAASDELLITTDDGSYGVKGLVIDELRKIIDRGKPISLVMAVGPVVMMKAVAEVTRPYGIKTLVSLNSIMVDGTGMCGACRVSVGGKTKFACVDGPDFDAHEVDFDLMIGRLKMYLADEKRSLEEFTKKQAVHS
- the ndk gene encoding nucleoside-diphosphate kinase produces the protein MGVERTLLIIKPDAVERNLIGQILSSVESGGFSILSMSMLRLSEPDARRFYKVHEGKPFIDSLVKYMSSGPCVVCVLEGNGAVEKLRKLVGSTDPSQASPGTIRERFGVDKQRNSVHASDSSGTASEEIEFFSGRVETCLR
- a CDS encoding 2-oxoacid:acceptor oxidoreductase family protein — protein: MNPKQTGIDSHPGRNSGSLPAGSEVAVRLSGEGGQGLILAGVILAEAAFVFDGKMVAQTENYGPEARGGKSASDVIISSEEIDTPKVTFLDFLLCLTPESLKSYLPRVKKNGTVIADTTTIKEFPEATQRIVKIPLKRLTRERLGTEVATNVVSLGVLREVTGIVSRDALLKAVEGRVPKKSLDLNRRALELGSELGREVCGG
- a CDS encoding 2-oxoacid:ferredoxin oxidoreductase subunit beta; the protein is MPVAPVTKVVTGYLRPHKRFPSVWCAGCGVGIVMGAFLRAVNSLGIDRNKIVVVSGIGCTSRMPVYLDFCGLHTTHGRAIAFATGIKFAKPELTVVVIMGDGDAIAIGGNHFIHAARRNIDLTAIVVNNETYGMTGGQYSPTTPQGSSGSTARHGNIEPPFDICDLARASGATYVAREAVYNARRLETLIAGGIKKRGFSLIEAVSNCYTVYGRYNDFKSQIDMLRWQKEHAVPIQSWQKLPPEEKNSKFSTGVLFQKDAPEYVDEYDKLIERLGGKTGGAKSES